One window from the genome of Sphaerotilus microaerophilus encodes:
- a CDS encoding GntR family transcriptional regulator has product MDPIEADPPAATGAADPASLVATLRKLIIDGRYGAGARLAEIPVAAALGVSRTPVRLAFRTLEQEGLLEKTGKRGYTVRAFSEADVLCALEVRGALEGLAARRLAEQAPPPAVLAVLAELDGALAEGAAVLGKGHLTADDIAHWSRLNERFHRAIVQAGGGRVIADAIARNDHLPFASAGSLVIDRDALEREYLKLQLAQMQHQLIVDALRRRESARVEMLMREHAYIALRYGRLFGLEVQVGAGGTAEKGHKGAASPA; this is encoded by the coding sequence ATGGATCCAATCGAAGCTGACCCGCCGGCCGCTACCGGCGCTGCCGACCCGGCCTCGCTGGTGGCGACGCTGCGCAAGCTGATCATCGACGGGCGCTACGGCGCCGGCGCGCGGCTGGCCGAGATCCCCGTGGCTGCGGCGCTGGGGGTGTCGCGCACGCCGGTGCGGCTGGCCTTTCGCACCCTGGAGCAGGAGGGCCTGCTGGAGAAGACCGGCAAGCGCGGCTACACCGTGCGCGCCTTCTCCGAGGCGGACGTGCTCTGCGCGCTGGAGGTGCGCGGTGCGCTGGAGGGCCTGGCCGCGCGCCGCCTGGCCGAGCAGGCGCCCCCACCGGCTGTACTGGCCGTGCTGGCCGAGCTGGACGGCGCACTGGCCGAGGGGGCCGCGGTGCTCGGCAAGGGCCACCTGACGGCCGACGACATCGCCCACTGGAGCCGGCTGAACGAGCGCTTCCACCGCGCCATCGTGCAGGCTGGCGGCGGGCGGGTGATTGCCGATGCCATCGCCCGCAACGACCACCTGCCCTTCGCCTCGGCCGGCTCGCTGGTGATCGACCGCGATGCCCTGGAGCGCGAGTACCTCAAGCTGCAGCTGGCCCAGATGCAGCACCAGCTCATCGTCGACGCCCTGCGGCGGCGCGAGTCCGCCCGGGTGGAGATGCTCATGCGCGAGCACGCCTACATCGCGCTGCGCTACGGGCGGCTGTTCGGGCTGGAGGTGCAGGTGGGGGCCGGCGGGACGGCCGAGAAGGGCCACAAAGGCGCAGCAAGCCCGGCTTGA
- a CDS encoding nitronate monooxygenase: MKRLDDFRLRMGQHELVPIMIGGMGVDISSSDLALEAARLGGVGHISDAMIKTVTDRRYKTKYVKAKQAQYKYNVDSPDKSTVKFNLADLAEATRLHVEHTMDRKQGSGMVFINCMEKLTMNAPRDTLKVRLDAALSAGIDGVTLAAGLHLGSFALIEDHPRFRDAKLGIIVSSLRALQLFLKKNARLNRLPDYVVVEGPLAGGHLGFGMDWAQYDLATIVAEIMTWMKAEQLDIPVIPAGGIFTGSDAVGFMEMGAAGVQVATRFTVTKECGLPDDIKQEYFKASEDDIEVNQISPTGYPMRMIKASPGIGDGIRPNCEAYGYLLDANGKCAYITSWNREVAAHPGAKRVQVFDKTCLCTHMRNFEIWTCGQLTWRLKDTTVKATDGSYQLLSAEHVFQDYQFSTEQRVALPELAEAAA, from the coding sequence ATGAAACGTTTGGATGACTTCCGCCTGCGCATGGGCCAGCACGAACTGGTGCCCATCATGATCGGCGGCATGGGTGTGGACATCTCGTCCTCGGACCTCGCTCTGGAGGCGGCCCGGCTCGGTGGCGTGGGCCACATCTCCGACGCGATGATCAAGACGGTCACCGACCGCCGCTACAAGACCAAGTACGTCAAGGCCAAGCAGGCCCAGTACAAGTACAACGTCGACTCGCCCGACAAGTCGACCGTCAAGTTCAACCTCGCCGACCTGGCCGAGGCGACGCGCCTGCACGTCGAGCACACCATGGACCGCAAGCAGGGCAGCGGCATGGTGTTCATCAACTGCATGGAAAAGCTGACGATGAACGCGCCGCGCGACACCCTCAAGGTGCGCCTGGATGCCGCGCTCAGCGCCGGCATCGACGGCGTCACGCTGGCCGCCGGCCTGCACCTGGGCTCCTTCGCGCTGATCGAGGACCACCCGCGCTTCCGTGACGCCAAGCTGGGCATCATCGTCTCCAGCCTGCGCGCGCTGCAGCTCTTCCTGAAGAAGAACGCCCGCCTGAACCGCCTGCCCGACTACGTCGTCGTCGAAGGCCCGCTGGCTGGCGGCCACCTCGGCTTCGGCATGGACTGGGCGCAGTACGACCTGGCCACCATCGTCGCCGAGATCATGACCTGGATGAAGGCCGAGCAGCTCGACATCCCGGTGATCCCCGCTGGCGGCATCTTCACCGGCAGCGACGCGGTGGGCTTCATGGAGATGGGCGCGGCCGGCGTGCAGGTGGCCACCCGCTTCACCGTCACCAAGGAATGCGGCCTGCCCGACGACATCAAGCAGGAGTACTTCAAGGCCAGCGAGGACGACATCGAGGTCAACCAGATCTCCCCGACCGGCTACCCGATGCGCATGATCAAGGCCAGCCCCGGCATCGGCGACGGCATCCGCCCGAACTGCGAGGCCTACGGCTACCTGCTCGACGCCAACGGCAAGTGCGCCTACATCACCTCCTGGAACCGCGAAGTGGCCGCCCACCCCGGCGCCAAGCGCGTGCAGGTATTCGACAAGACCTGCCTGTGCACCCACATGCGCAACTTCGAGATCTGGACCTGCGGCCAGCTCACCTGGCGCCTGAAGGACACCACCGTCAAGGCCACCGACGGCAGCTACCAGCTGCTCTCGGCCGAGCACGTGTTCCAGGACTACCAGTTCAGCACCGAGCAGCGCGTGGCGCTGCCGGAGTTGGCCGAAGCCGCGGCCTGA
- a CDS encoding PGDYG domain-containing protein, whose translation MTHPRRRYRKRADLAVTAVRLALDTAGFTYLKWGAEQRCKPGDWLVDNDGDTYTVDAEVFERTYRAVAPGRYVKSTPVWAEAATTAGSVATKEGASHYQPGDYLVANQSDGGDAYCIGREKFEAMYELDE comes from the coding sequence ATGACCCACCCACGCCGCCGCTACCGCAAGCGCGCCGATCTCGCCGTCACCGCCGTGCGCCTGGCGCTGGACACCGCCGGCTTCACCTACCTCAAGTGGGGCGCCGAACAGCGCTGCAAGCCCGGCGACTGGCTGGTGGACAACGACGGCGACACCTACACCGTCGACGCCGAAGTCTTCGAGCGCACCTACCGCGCCGTCGCCCCCGGCCGCTACGTCAAGTCCACCCCGGTCTGGGCCGAAGCGGCCACCACCGCCGGCAGCGTAGCCACCAAGGAAGGCGCCTCCCACTACCAGCCCGGCGACTACCTCGTCGCCAACCAGTCCGACGGCGGCGACGCCTACTGCATCGGGCGCGAGAAGTTCGAGGCGATGTATGAGCTGGATGAATAA
- a CDS encoding patatin-like phospholipase family protein → MAYRTRTRDDHLRSDGTPKRILALDGGGLRGMLSLGILLRIESTLRERHGGGADFRLSHYFDLIAGTSTGAIIAAALAKGMSVEAILAEYRQLGRDVFRKSLLRQGALRAKYDEDKLIAGLQRVYGADTTLGDASLQTGLLVMTKRLDSGSPWPISNNPRGKYFATRPSGAIGNGAYPLWQVVRASTAAPAFFDPEHIAIAAGVEGEFVDGGVSPFNNPALQAVMYATLDGYRIGWPSGADRLMVVSVGTGTADPRVQRSSLAALHAINSLKALMDDCATLQETLLQWMSASPQARTIDRELGDLRHDLIGGRALLSYLRYNVDLSRDEVHKLDPALDDELIAHLSEMDAPENMETLFHLGGLVADREVQSDDFPAVFDLLPA, encoded by the coding sequence ATGGCATACCGCACCCGCACCCGCGACGACCACCTGCGCAGCGACGGCACCCCCAAGCGCATCCTTGCCCTCGACGGCGGGGGCCTGCGCGGCATGCTGAGCCTGGGCATCCTGCTGCGCATCGAGTCGACCCTGCGCGAACGCCATGGCGGCGGGGCGGACTTCCGCCTCAGCCACTACTTCGACCTCATCGCTGGCACCTCCACCGGCGCCATCATCGCCGCCGCCCTGGCCAAGGGCATGTCGGTCGAGGCCATCCTGGCCGAGTACCGCCAGCTGGGCCGGGACGTGTTCCGCAAGAGCCTGCTGCGCCAGGGCGCGTTGCGCGCCAAGTACGACGAGGACAAGCTGATCGCCGGGCTGCAGCGCGTCTACGGCGCCGACACCACGCTGGGCGATGCCTCGCTGCAGACCGGCCTGCTCGTCATGACCAAGCGGCTCGACTCCGGCAGCCCCTGGCCGATCAGCAACAACCCGCGCGGCAAGTACTTCGCCACCCGGCCCAGCGGTGCCATCGGCAACGGCGCCTACCCGCTGTGGCAGGTCGTGCGCGCCTCCACCGCCGCGCCCGCCTTCTTCGACCCCGAGCACATCGCCATCGCCGCCGGCGTGGAGGGCGAGTTCGTCGACGGCGGCGTCAGCCCCTTCAACAACCCGGCGCTGCAGGCCGTCATGTACGCCACGCTGGACGGCTACCGCATCGGCTGGCCCAGCGGCGCGGATCGCCTCATGGTCGTGTCGGTCGGCACCGGCACAGCCGACCCCCGCGTGCAGCGCTCCAGCCTGGCCGCGCTGCACGCCATCAACTCGCTCAAGGCGCTGATGGACGATTGCGCGACCCTGCAGGAAACCCTGCTGCAGTGGATGTCCGCCAGCCCGCAGGCCCGCACGATCGACCGCGAACTGGGCGACCTGCGCCATGACCTGATCGGCGGGCGAGCGCTGCTGAGCTATCTGCGCTACAACGTCGACCTGAGCCGTGACGAAGTGCACAAACTCGACCCCGCGCTGGACGACGAGCTGATCGCCCACCTCAGCGAGATGGACGCCCCGGAGAACATGGAAACCCTGTTCCACCTGGGTGGCTTGGTCGCCGACCGCGAGGTGCAGTCCGACGACTTCCCGGCCGTGTTCGACCTGCTCCCCGCCTGA